The genomic interval TCAAGGGCCGACTCGATTCCGCGATCCGCACCGGTGTGCCACCGGACCCGCGGACAGCCGCGCTCGCCGCACTGGCGCACGCGGTAGGTCTCGGCAAACACCTGTATCCGGGTAATGAGGGACGCTCGTCCCGCTCCCGGCTGCGGGACCTGATCAGGCACGACCCCATGGGCGGACTCGTGGCGCACGCCGTGATGGACGTCCAGAACGGAGTGGCGGCACAGCCACGCCGTAGCCCGGCCCCGGCCGGCCGTCAGGCCGTGCCCGGATCAAGGCCACCGGAACCGGCTCGTGGTGTTCCGATGCAGCCGCACCGCGGCACGATGGCGCGCGCCGTGGCTCACTGAGCCGCAGTCCCACGGCACACGCCCGCACCGCGGAGCGGCACGACCGGCACCACCGCACGACCGCAGTACACGCCGCACCGCAGTCCCCAAGACCCGGTTCGGGAGCCGCTGGTCCGAGCGGGGTGGAGTAGACGTAACGTCTCTCCACCCCGCTCGGCCGCATCTACGGACGCCTTCGCGGACGCCTCGGGCAACCCGAACTGGCTCGTACCTGCCGCATATCCACCGTTTCCCAGCGGTAGAAACCACCTTGGTGGCAGTCTGCTCAACAGCAGATACGCAAAGTGGCAAGCAGTGAGCAGCAAGTAGCAGCAAGTACAGGTATGCAGCCGGAGGTGCACGTTCCCGTGGCGTCAAGTGTCAATCCCACCGTCAGGAGACGCCGGTTGGGCCAGGAGTTGCGTCGACTCCGAGAGCTCAAGGGCATGACGGCCGAAGAGGTCGCCGAGCGGTTGCTGGTGTCGCAGTCGAAGATCAGCCGGCTGGAGAACGGGCGGCGCAGCATCAGCCAGCGCGACGTCCGCGACCTGTGCGGGGTCTACGAGGTCGAGGACGTCCGCATCGTCGACTCGCTCATGCAGATGGCCAAGGACTCACGCCAGCAAGGCTGGTGGCACTCCTTCGGCGACATCCCGTACAGCGTCTACATCGGACTGGAGACGGACGCGGCGAGCCTGCGCGTCTACGATCCCCAGGTCGTCCCCGGCCTGTTGCAGACCCGGCAGTACGCCGAGGCGCTCATCACCGGGGCGTTGCCCGAGACCGCGCTGGCCGATGTCGAGAAGCGGGTCCAGGTGCGGCTGCGCCGGCAGGAGCGGATCTCCGCGCCGGAGAACCCGCTGCGGCTGTGGACCGTGATGGACGAGTCCGCGGTGCGCCGCGTGGTCGGCAACAGGTCTTTGATGCGGGACCAGTTGGAGCACCTGGTCGAGCAGTCCCAGCTGCCGCACGTGACCGTGCAGGTGATCCCGTTCGACATGGGTGCTCATCCGGGGCTCAACGGGCAGTACGCGATCCTGGAGTTCCCCGACGCGGCGGACTCCAGCGTCGTCTACATCGAGGGCGTCACCAGCGACCTGTACCTGGAGAAGGCGAACGACGTCCAGAAGTACAGCGTGATGTACGAGCACTTGAGGGCGCAGGCCCTGAAC from Streptomyces sp. NBC_01288 carries:
- a CDS encoding helix-turn-helix domain-containing protein is translated as MASSVNPTVRRRRLGQELRRLRELKGMTAEEVAERLLVSQSKISRLENGRRSISQRDVRDLCGVYEVEDVRIVDSLMQMAKDSRQQGWWHSFGDIPYSVYIGLETDAASLRVYDPQVVPGLLQTRQYAEALITGALPETALADVEKRVQVRLRRQERISAPENPLRLWTVMDESAVRRVVGNRSLMRDQLEHLVEQSQLPHVTVQVIPFDMGAHPGLNGQYAILEFPDAADSSVVYIEGVTSDLYLEKANDVQKYSVMYEHLRAQALNVDQSRQFIADIAKEYAR